A single region of the Agromyces sp. Leaf222 genome encodes:
- a CDS encoding NAD-dependent epimerase/dehydratase family protein yields the protein MRSALIGHTGFVGSNLASRHRFDAVYNSTNIREIEGEAFDLVVTAGNRADSHRINREGDADRAEIDALADHLTRVEAGRFVLVSTVCVYPGGTSPTETTPKSETGLTPYGANRLHQERRLASEHDTLVVRLPQLYGDGLKKGIVHDLANDYRVEFIRPEAEFQYYDVRRLWHDIEIALGAGLDALNVATPALRNDVVAEQAFGIDVTANDPGPPDPFASGYTRDMRTEHAGLFGASGAYLLDAEAELEGIRAFAATLREMA from the coding sequence GTGCGCAGTGCTCTCATCGGCCATACCGGCTTCGTCGGCTCGAACCTCGCGTCGCGGCATCGATTCGACGCGGTCTACAACTCGACGAACATCCGTGAGATCGAGGGCGAGGCGTTCGACCTCGTCGTGACGGCCGGCAACCGGGCCGACTCGCACCGCATCAACCGCGAGGGCGACGCCGATCGGGCCGAGATCGACGCACTCGCCGATCACCTGACACGGGTCGAGGCCGGCAGGTTCGTGCTCGTCTCGACGGTCTGCGTGTACCCGGGCGGCACGAGCCCGACCGAGACGACGCCGAAGAGCGAGACCGGCCTGACGCCCTACGGCGCGAACCGCCTGCACCAGGAGCGACGGCTCGCATCCGAGCACGACACCCTCGTCGTGCGACTGCCGCAGCTGTACGGCGATGGCCTGAAGAAGGGCATCGTGCACGACCTGGCCAACGACTACCGCGTCGAGTTCATCCGGCCGGAGGCGGAGTTCCAGTACTACGACGTGCGACGGCTCTGGCACGACATCGAGATCGCGCTCGGGGCGGGCCTCGACGCGTTGAACGTGGCGACGCCGGCGCTCCGCAACGACGTCGTCGCCGAGCAGGCGTTCGGCATCGACGTGACGGCCAACGACCCCGGCCCTCCCGACCCGTTCGCATCGGGGTACACCCGCGACATGCGCACCGAGCACGCCGGCCTGTTCGGGGCCTCCGGAGCGTACCTGCTCGACGCCGAAGCCGAACTCGAGGGCATCCGGGCGTTCGCGGCGACGCTGAGGGAGATGGCCTGA
- a CDS encoding 2-C-methyl-D-erythritol 4-phosphate cytidylyltransferase has protein sequence MHGDLKVSAIVTCAGHGTRFGSNKLLATIDGVTVIERTVRAISTPVVDEIVVAVSLEHEAEYRRILVEEAGLDVVLVEGGPERHLSAMRGLAATSGDLVLTHDGVRPFPTPDLIELVVAAAAEHGAAMLGMPSTVQVKLVDDDGFILGSLDRARSWLGQTPQAFRRELLEAAYRAAVESEYARVSDDADLVAEFCGTSVRIVEGHVNNIKITTPQDLGTARLIAEHRVGSD, from the coding sequence ATGCACGGCGACCTCAAGGTCTCGGCGATCGTCACCTGCGCCGGACATGGCACCCGCTTCGGCTCGAACAAGCTCCTCGCCACGATCGACGGCGTGACGGTCATCGAACGCACCGTTCGCGCGATCTCGACGCCCGTCGTCGATGAGATCGTCGTCGCGGTGAGTCTCGAGCACGAGGCCGAGTATCGGCGCATCCTCGTCGAGGAGGCCGGACTCGACGTCGTGCTCGTCGAGGGCGGCCCTGAACGCCACCTCTCCGCGATGCGGGGGCTCGCCGCGACGTCCGGCGACCTCGTGCTGACGCACGACGGCGTGCGTCCGTTCCCCACGCCCGACCTCATCGAGCTCGTGGTGGCTGCGGCCGCCGAGCACGGCGCGGCGATGCTCGGCATGCCGAGCACCGTGCAGGTGAAGCTCGTCGATGACGACGGGTTCATCCTCGGGTCGCTCGACCGGGCGAGGTCCTGGCTCGGGCAGACGCCGCAGGCGTTCCGTCGCGAGCTGCTCGAGGCGGCCTACCGCGCCGCGGTCGAATCCGAGTACGCGCGGGTGAGCGATGATGCCGACCTCGTTGCCGAGTTCTGCGGAACCTCGGTGCGCATCGTCGAGGGCCACGTGAACAACATCAAGATCACGACGCCGCAGGACCTCGGCACGGCTCGGCTCATCGCCGAGCACCGGGTCGGATCCGACTGA
- a CDS encoding glycosyltransferase encodes MAHSLGDQERLGRPRRTPRVSVVVATYSPGAGLDRLVASLDAQTLPADEFEVIFVDDGSPDDTADRLQAIASTRPNVRVERIENSGWASRPRNVGADLATGEYVLFMDHDDELYPDALRAAAAFAGASGADVLNGKEARTQDAGWALDTYRGDRPQDVGRADAHPLVPMNPHKLYRTGFLRQHGIRFPEGRRVLWEDIRFNVEVAEHARTISTLSSVPFYHWVQTAGSGSTTFVRSDPAWWDHLGRVLEDIDARLGHDSLQGRQLRRHQYTSRILGSFSPAFLRRPAAERRLIEHRARLLQQRFTDAADDRALDRGACAVAAALRSGDTALLELAASTAGTDRFGAPVLESARWHEGRLLLAATIATTDRLPGGGTFRVVDGRLLAASAELLEGLAATRAGDDPSAPSDLPAEVDLGPEYDVAAELDATTAAFTVRGRTSRLPWLTGGEITRRGSLGHADGSEARYELSIEGAVDARRAGADLEHALDDEVWDAFLRVNRVGRVQQPRVRSDSAIRALPALIDGRPAIAYTNRDGNLSIDLGGAVASIFDAATPTRSVAYAAAPDGGVIVQLELHGVAVHGDADGRGWVLLSYRRAGLRSEVVGLARRVARREHPPTRHPAHFRPNGTGVIAALHLPGPGRYRWEPSPRDPAATAWTLTVGRDDAKVEIRRG; translated from the coding sequence GTGGCACACTCACTGGGCGACCAGGAGCGGCTCGGCCGTCCTCGACGCACGCCGCGGGTCAGCGTCGTCGTGGCGACGTACTCCCCCGGTGCCGGACTCGACCGGCTCGTCGCCTCGCTCGACGCGCAGACGCTGCCGGCCGACGAGTTCGAGGTGATCTTCGTCGACGACGGCTCTCCCGACGACACGGCCGACCGACTGCAGGCCATCGCCTCGACGCGCCCGAACGTGCGCGTCGAGCGCATCGAGAACTCCGGGTGGGCCTCCCGCCCGCGCAACGTGGGCGCCGACCTCGCTACCGGCGAGTACGTGCTGTTCATGGACCACGACGACGAGCTCTACCCCGACGCGCTCCGTGCTGCCGCCGCGTTCGCCGGCGCGAGCGGCGCCGACGTGCTCAACGGCAAGGAGGCCCGCACGCAGGACGCCGGGTGGGCCCTCGACACCTACCGCGGCGACCGGCCGCAGGATGTCGGCCGGGCCGACGCGCACCCCCTCGTGCCGATGAATCCGCACAAGCTCTACCGCACCGGCTTCCTCAGGCAGCACGGCATCCGGTTCCCCGAGGGGCGGCGGGTGCTGTGGGAGGACATCCGCTTCAACGTCGAGGTCGCCGAGCACGCCCGCACGATCTCGACGCTGAGCTCCGTGCCGTTCTACCACTGGGTGCAGACCGCGGGCAGCGGTTCGACGACCTTCGTCCGCTCCGACCCCGCGTGGTGGGACCATCTCGGTCGGGTGCTCGAGGACATCGACGCACGGCTCGGCCACGACTCGCTCCAGGGCCGCCAGCTGCGCCGCCACCAGTACACCTCGCGCATCCTCGGGTCGTTCTCGCCCGCGTTCCTCCGACGCCCGGCGGCCGAGCGTCGACTCATCGAGCACCGCGCCAGGCTCCTGCAGCAGCGGTTCACGGATGCCGCAGACGACCGTGCGCTCGACCGGGGCGCGTGTGCGGTGGCCGCCGCCCTCCGCTCCGGCGACACCGCGCTGCTCGAACTCGCAGCGTCGACCGCCGGCACCGATCGGTTCGGCGCACCCGTGCTGGAGTCCGCGCGATGGCACGAGGGGCGGCTGCTGCTCGCGGCGACGATCGCCACGACCGATCGCCTCCCGGGAGGCGGTACGTTCCGCGTGGTCGACGGGCGCCTGCTCGCGGCATCCGCAGAACTGCTCGAGGGTCTGGCCGCGACCAGGGCCGGCGACGACCCCTCGGCGCCGAGCGACCTCCCCGCTGAGGTCGACCTCGGCCCCGAGTACGACGTCGCCGCCGAGCTCGATGCGACCACGGCCGCATTCACCGTGCGCGGCCGCACCTCCCGCCTGCCGTGGCTGACCGGCGGCGAGATCACGCGACGGGGATCGCTCGGCCACGCCGACGGGTCCGAAGCACGATACGAACTCTCGATCGAGGGCGCGGTCGACGCGCGGCGCGCAGGCGCCGACCTCGAGCACGCGCTCGACGACGAGGTCTGGGACGCCTTCCTCCGGGTGAACCGGGTCGGCCGGGTGCAGCAGCCGCGCGTGCGCAGCGACAGCGCGATCAGGGCGCTGCCCGCCCTCATCGACGGGCGCCCCGCGATCGCCTACACGAACCGCGACGGCAACCTCAGCATCGACCTCGGCGGCGCCGTCGCCTCGATCTTCGACGCCGCGACCCCCACCCGGTCGGTCGCGTACGCCGCGGCACCCGACGGCGGCGTCATCGTGCAACTCGAGCTCCACGGCGTCGCCGTGCACGGCGACGCCGACGGCCGCGGATGGGTCCTGCTCTCCTACCGGCGGGCCGGGCTCCGCTCCGAGGTCGTCGGGCTGGCGCGACGCGTCGCCCGACGCGAGCACCCGCCCACGCGGCATCCGGCACACTTCAGACCGAACGGCACCGGGGTCATCGCGGCGCTCCACCTGCCCGGTCCGGGGCGCTACCGCTGGGAGCCGTCGCCCCGCGACCCGGCGGCGACGGCCTGGACCCTCACCGTCGGCCGCGACGACGCGAAGGTCGAGATCCGACGTGGCTGA
- a CDS encoding glycosyltransferase produces MADATRAAPEPLVTVVVPTYRSGDGFRRLLASLATQTLPAERFEVLVIDDGSPTPEAAVIAGLVRDAPNARFHRIEHTGWPSAPRNTGIDLARGRYVIFADHDDELYPESLENAIRTLERTGADVYAGKEARTDQAKWGLDAFDGEYDDATVRPGIHALVPTNPHKLYRTSLLREHGIRFPEGGRRLWEDVSFNVDVARHMNGVSIGSQEPFYHWVREAHTTSSSFGDDLDEWWTGLERIVRHIDTGLAGAEHRRQRDLLQLHQFRERVLPAVGPGLLRRPPEARRLVLDRAAALVDGFLDPRLEAALPRHLRARAFLLRRGRPDLVEELAAYDDGILGVSFARRAVVDTTEAGTSLRLETKTLWTAHHGGFLDLEVDGVHVRRALSPRLAEELGTDLIDVDADLAAATSRIGLRSRETKMTWLVPTRTSVTVAVTPGYPDVTATSVATIDPATLRHGRPMAEGFWDVNARNELFGVINQRAVRAVGRLQPTPPDQALRVYANIHGNLSIEVR; encoded by the coding sequence GTGGCTGACGCGACGCGCGCGGCACCGGAACCGCTCGTCACGGTGGTCGTGCCCACCTACCGCTCGGGCGACGGATTCCGCCGCCTGCTCGCGTCGCTCGCCACGCAGACCCTGCCCGCCGAACGCTTCGAGGTGCTCGTCATCGACGACGGCTCGCCGACCCCCGAGGCCGCCGTCATCGCCGGGCTCGTGCGCGACGCGCCCAACGCGCGCTTCCACCGCATCGAGCACACGGGGTGGCCGAGTGCACCGCGGAACACCGGCATCGACCTCGCCCGCGGACGATACGTGATCTTCGCCGACCACGACGACGAGCTCTATCCCGAGTCCCTCGAGAACGCGATCCGCACCCTCGAACGCACCGGAGCCGACGTCTACGCCGGAAAGGAGGCCCGCACCGACCAGGCCAAGTGGGGGCTCGACGCCTTCGACGGCGAGTACGACGATGCGACCGTCCGCCCCGGCATCCACGCGCTCGTGCCGACCAACCCGCACAAGCTGTACCGCACCTCGCTCCTGCGCGAGCACGGCATCCGGTTCCCCGAGGGCGGCCGCCGACTGTGGGAGGACGTCAGCTTCAACGTCGACGTCGCACGCCACATGAACGGCGTGAGCATCGGTTCGCAGGAGCCGTTCTACCACTGGGTCCGCGAGGCGCACACGACCTCCTCGAGCTTCGGCGACGACCTCGACGAGTGGTGGACCGGGCTCGAACGCATCGTCCGGCACATCGACACAGGGCTCGCCGGTGCCGAGCATCGGCGGCAGCGCGACCTCCTGCAGCTGCACCAGTTCCGAGAGCGCGTGCTGCCGGCCGTCGGACCCGGCCTGCTGAGACGGCCTCCCGAGGCACGCCGCCTCGTGCTCGATCGAGCGGCTGCGCTCGTCGACGGGTTCCTCGATCCACGGCTCGAGGCCGCGCTGCCCCGCCATCTCCGTGCGCGCGCGTTCCTGCTCCGACGCGGCCGGCCCGACCTGGTCGAGGAGCTCGCCGCCTACGACGACGGCATCCTCGGCGTCTCGTTCGCCCGACGGGCGGTCGTCGACACGACGGAGGCCGGCACCTCGCTCCGCCTCGAGACGAAGACCCTGTGGACGGCGCACCATGGCGGCTTCCTCGACCTCGAGGTCGACGGCGTACACGTGCGTCGCGCCCTCTCTCCGCGCCTCGCCGAAGAGCTGGGCACCGACCTGATCGACGTCGATGCCGACCTCGCAGCGGCGACCTCCCGAATCGGGCTGAGATCACGCGAGACGAAGATGACCTGGCTCGTGCCGACCCGGACGAGCGTGACGGTCGCCGTGACGCCCGGGTATCCCGACGTGACCGCGACGAGCGTCGCCACGATCGATCCGGCCACCCTGCGGCACGGACGGCCGATGGCCGAGGGCTTCTGGGACGTCAACGCGCGGAACGAGCTCTTCGGCGTGATCAACCAGCGGGCGGTCCGCGCCGTCGGCCGGCTGCAACCGACGCCGCCCGACCAGGCGCTGCGCGTCTACGCGAACATCCACGGCAACCTCAGCATCGAGGTCCGCTGA
- a CDS encoding class I SAM-dependent methyltransferase translates to MTSRTAVNLEPSWFEGVHAVDVHFDGRRVWSVATGSITAGRLRWPVALRPYLEGRTTMTLHDAATDRELGVVELRFGRSHDRIELRDAMGRPLAMNKWNRLGPVFDGGDVHLRERLLQSSRRIVDVLEAADFDVYIVGGSLLGYMRTGGLMPHDDDIDLAFLSRNSDPSDIGLDSFRMQRVLEREGFTVVRHSLAHLEVDFFDAEGHVEHYVDIFTGYFRDGLYCQPFALRGPGVRREDLVPVQQVEVDGVTLPAPAWPEAWLEYAYGPDWFTPDPSFVFTTSRWTRRRFENSFGVFNRGRVFWEKRYLARAGVARPESVDREAIAAWAAALPADAHVLDVGCGAGEATNVIAEAGRPVLGIDFSHEALSIAAADAVEGARFAYVNVNDRRDLLALGASLLASGDLWYVRVDDVLHGLTLANRHSLFRLLELVLRGGAVATGTVPTVLPNDYRRGDPTSWHYPADWFERELSVHRLEVEFGETSRRHTEHGVRDQVSFVIRPARREALASTTREDES, encoded by the coding sequence ATGACCTCCCGCACCGCGGTGAACCTCGAACCGAGTTGGTTCGAGGGGGTTCACGCGGTCGACGTGCACTTCGACGGACGTCGGGTGTGGTCGGTCGCCACCGGATCCATCACCGCGGGGAGGTTGCGCTGGCCCGTCGCCCTGCGCCCGTATCTCGAGGGTCGCACCACGATGACCCTGCACGATGCGGCCACCGATCGCGAGCTCGGGGTCGTCGAGCTCCGCTTCGGGCGGTCCCACGATCGCATCGAGCTCCGGGATGCCATGGGCCGTCCGCTCGCGATGAACAAGTGGAATCGGCTCGGCCCGGTCTTCGACGGCGGCGACGTCCACCTGCGCGAGCGTCTGCTGCAGAGTTCGCGGCGCATCGTCGACGTGCTCGAGGCCGCCGACTTCGACGTGTACATCGTCGGCGGCAGCCTGCTCGGGTACATGCGCACGGGCGGACTCATGCCGCACGACGACGACATCGACCTCGCGTTCCTCAGCAGGAACTCCGACCCGTCGGACATCGGCCTCGACAGCTTCCGCATGCAGCGCGTGCTCGAGCGCGAGGGCTTCACGGTCGTGCGGCACAGCCTCGCGCATCTCGAGGTCGACTTCTTCGATGCCGAGGGGCATGTCGAGCACTACGTCGACATCTTCACGGGCTACTTCCGCGACGGACTGTACTGCCAGCCGTTCGCGCTGCGCGGGCCCGGTGTCAGGCGCGAGGACCTCGTGCCCGTGCAGCAGGTCGAGGTCGACGGCGTGACGCTTCCGGCGCCGGCGTGGCCGGAGGCCTGGCTCGAATACGCGTACGGCCCCGACTGGTTCACGCCCGACCCCTCGTTCGTGTTCACGACCTCCCGCTGGACGCGACGCCGGTTCGAGAACAGCTTCGGGGTCTTCAACCGCGGGCGGGTCTTCTGGGAGAAGCGGTACCTGGCGCGCGCCGGCGTCGCGCGGCCGGAGTCGGTCGATCGTGAGGCGATCGCCGCGTGGGCCGCAGCGCTGCCCGCCGACGCGCATGTGCTCGATGTCGGCTGCGGCGCCGGCGAGGCGACCAACGTCATCGCCGAAGCCGGGCGCCCGGTCCTCGGCATCGACTTCAGCCACGAGGCGCTCTCGATCGCCGCGGCCGACGCCGTCGAGGGCGCTCGATTCGCGTACGTCAACGTCAACGACCGGCGCGACCTGCTCGCGCTCGGTGCCAGCCTGCTCGCCAGCGGCGACCTCTGGTACGTGCGGGTCGACGACGTGCTGCACGGTCTGACGCTCGCGAACCGCCATTCGCTGTTCCGCCTGCTCGAGCTGGTGCTGCGCGGCGGCGCCGTCGCCACCGGCACGGTGCCCACGGTGCTGCCGAACGACTACCGCCGCGGCGACCCGACGAGTTGGCACTACCCAGCGGACTGGTTCGAGCGCGAACTCTCGGTGCACCGCCTCGAGGTCGAGTTCGGGGAGACCTCGCGTCGGCACACCGAGCACGGGGTCCGCGACCAGGTCTCGTTCGTGATCCGCCCGGCCCGACGCGAGGCGCTCGCATCGACGACGAGAGAAGATGAGTCATGA
- a CDS encoding ABC transporter ATP-binding protein, translating into MSEITTTQKRPSIIVENVRKTFQIRHTHSMKEAFISRLKRKQVGSTPYNALDDVSFTVAEGESVAVLGYNGSGKSTLLKLVSGVLEPDAGRVLTRGRVAGLIEVGAGFHPELSGRENVYLNAAILGMNKSEIDERFDRIVEFSEIGEFIDQEVKHYSSGMFLRLAFSVAIHVELDVLLVDEILSVGDAPFRKKCTEKIHELALAGKTMLIVSHNMAMVQELCERGVVIKRGRKIFDGPINEAVEAMNAK; encoded by the coding sequence ATGAGCGAGATCACCACTACCCAGAAGCGGCCGAGCATCATCGTCGAGAACGTCCGCAAGACGTTCCAGATCCGGCATACGCACTCCATGAAGGAGGCGTTCATCTCCCGCCTCAAGCGCAAGCAGGTCGGGTCGACCCCGTACAACGCACTCGACGACGTGAGCTTCACGGTCGCCGAGGGCGAATCGGTCGCCGTGCTCGGATACAACGGCTCGGGCAAGTCGACGCTGCTGAAGCTCGTCTCGGGCGTGCTCGAGCCCGACGCCGGGCGCGTGCTCACCCGAGGGAGGGTCGCCGGGCTCATCGAGGTCGGCGCCGGGTTCCACCCCGAGCTCTCCGGCCGTGAGAACGTCTACCTGAACGCCGCGATCCTCGGCATGAACAAGTCCGAGATCGACGAGCGGTTCGATCGCATCGTCGAGTTCTCCGAGATCGGCGAGTTCATCGACCAGGAGGTCAAGCACTACTCCTCCGGCATGTTCCTGCGCCTGGCATTCTCGGTCGCGATCCACGTCGAGCTCGACGTGCTGCTCGTCGACGAGATCCTCTCGGTCGGCGACGCGCCGTTCCGCAAGAAGTGCACCGAGAAGATCCACGAGCTCGCGCTGGCGGGAAAGACGATGCTCATCGTGAGCCACAACATGGCCATGGTCCAGGAGCTGTGCGAACGCGGCGTCGTCATCAAGCGGGGCCGGAAGATCTTCGACGGCCCGATCAACGAGGCCGTGGAGGCGATGAACGCCAAATGA
- a CDS encoding ABC transporter permease: MTSVDLTGFQTPGRGRGILDVFNHGYLLRLLIRKGTATRYRNSVLGWTWSYVKPAAQFFIYYFVMGVVLQFHRDVENFAVYLFAGVVAINLFNEAFGNATHSIVDNRALVRKIYLPRELFPISTIIIAVIHFLPQVAILLLACILLGWTPTFLSIGAFLLGLIIILMVSLGLGLLFGALNVRYRDAQNFVEIIRMLSTWASPVLYTIAMVEKALPDWAFRIYMLNPLTTSVELFHYAFWAPTTSASDLSATLAPSIGTDILTSLGIGIAVIVIGQIVFRRFERSFAQDL; this comes from the coding sequence ATGACATCTGTCGATTTGACGGGGTTCCAGACCCCCGGTCGCGGTCGCGGAATCCTCGACGTCTTCAATCACGGGTACCTGCTCCGGCTGCTGATCCGCAAGGGCACGGCCACCCGGTACCGCAACTCGGTGCTCGGCTGGACCTGGTCGTACGTGAAGCCGGCCGCGCAGTTCTTCATCTACTACTTCGTCATGGGTGTGGTGCTGCAGTTCCACCGTGACGTCGAGAACTTCGCCGTGTACCTCTTCGCCGGCGTCGTCGCGATCAACCTGTTCAACGAGGCCTTCGGCAATGCGACGCACTCGATCGTCGACAACCGCGCCCTCGTACGCAAGATCTACCTGCCACGGGAGCTGTTCCCGATCTCGACGATCATCATCGCCGTGATCCACTTCCTGCCGCAGGTCGCGATCCTGCTGCTGGCGTGCATCCTGCTCGGCTGGACGCCGACGTTCCTGTCGATCGGCGCGTTCCTGCTCGGACTGATCATCATCCTGATGGTGAGCCTCGGCCTGGGCCTGCTGTTCGGCGCGCTGAACGTGCGCTACCGCGACGCGCAGAACTTCGTCGAGATCATCCGCATGCTCTCGACGTGGGCGTCGCCGGTGCTCTACACCATCGCGATGGTCGAGAAGGCGCTGCCCGACTGGGCCTTCCGCATCTACATGCTGAATCCGCTCACGACCTCCGTCGAGCTGTTCCACTACGCGTTCTGGGCCCCGACCACGAGCGCGTCCGACCTGAGCGCCACCCTGGCGCCGTCCATCGGCACCGACATCCTGACCTCGCTCGGCATCGGCATCGCGGTCATCGTCATCGGCCAGATCGTCTTCCGCCGGTTCGAACGGAGCTTCGCACAAGACCTATGA